In the genome of Rhodoferax sp. BAB1, one region contains:
- a CDS encoding rhodanese-like domain-containing protein: protein MKHYADLLAECLTEVREIMPWDLAEQLRQPTPPLLLDIREPAEFDAAHIAGAIHVPRGILESACDWDYDDTVPELAGGREREIVVICRSGNRSVLAAHTMQRMGFSKVVSLKTGVRGWNDYEQPLVDRSGQAVDIDAADALLASRVRLEQRRPA from the coding sequence ATGAAACACTACGCCGACCTGCTTGCCGAATGCCTCACCGAGGTTCGTGAAATCATGCCCTGGGACCTGGCGGAGCAGCTTCGCCAGCCCACGCCACCGCTGCTGCTCGACATCCGCGAACCGGCGGAATTTGATGCCGCGCACATTGCCGGCGCCATCCACGTGCCGCGCGGCATCCTGGAATCGGCCTGCGACTGGGACTACGACGACACCGTGCCCGAACTGGCCGGCGGGCGCGAACGCGAGATCGTGGTGATCTGTCGCTCGGGCAACCGCAGCGTGCTGGCCGCCCACACGATGCAGCGCATGGGGTTCAGCAAGGTGGTTTCGCTCAAGACCGGCGTGCGCGGCTGGAACGACTACGAGCAGCCGCTGGTGGACCGCAGCGGCCAGGCGGTGGACATCGATGCGGCCGATGCACTGCTGGCCAGCCGCGTGCGACTGGAGCAGCGGCGGCCGGCCTGA